In Astatotilapia calliptera chromosome 23, fAstCal1.2, whole genome shotgun sequence, a genomic segment contains:
- the LOC113015906 gene encoding transcription factor Adf-1-like, which yields MEEKLISAVANHPELYDARYYFYRDRNKKDLAWRHISEEIGQPEDICRRKWKSLRDTYNKEKRTEKEKRSGSAAGSGRRWKLFAVMGFLDPFLTPRETSGNMVRTVENFSPEDQGQPEEAAGVCQSEGMFTMN from the exons ATGGAGGAAAAGCTAATCAGTGCCGTGGCAAATCATCCCGAGCTCTATGATGCTAGATACTATTTctaccgagacaggaataaaaaggacctaGCTTGGAGACACATAAGTGAggagatcgggcaacctg AGGACATCTGCAGGAGAAAGTGGAAGAGCCTCAGGGACACATATAATAAGGAGAAGAggacagagaaggagaagaggagtgGGTCTGCAGCAGGATCGGGGAGGAGATGGAAGCTCTTCGCGGTCATGGGGTTTCTAGACCCCTTCCTCACCCCGCGGGAGACTAGCGGCAATATGGTGCGGACCGTGGAGAACTTCTCCCCCGAGGACCAGGGACAGCCCGAAGAGGCAGCAGGGGTGTGTCAGTCAGAAGGTATGTTTACAATGAATTAA